A single window of Podarcis raffonei isolate rPodRaf1 chromosome 9, rPodRaf1.pri, whole genome shotgun sequence DNA harbors:
- the NAF1 gene encoding H/ACA ribonucleoprotein complex non-core subunit NAF1 isoform X1: MRKALPLHAENKRDRKQRIRRARAAAPAVVARAAVRNYARRDGAQMDELPASRDSGNSGLEGCRVTQRLQLLSVAGGAEGSSAGTCPPALAVKGATEASEAPTRLLEEAGPHGGGVEGGAPQPGPCPGLLQPSGAAEGEPPPLGNGSLSSSVGGPRLSFNAGERGEPGGGPRRDPDAPAAPADETPLPGEGREEKPPPPDLRSSPSCLPDFNGDPQDVGMGVAEESRPAPLGIEQDSPAIEGGGGGGGSSSDSDSDTDSSSTDSSSSVSSPSCLPMLSEDDDQQAKTESNSCPNRKKGELSEQEPLPVEDFTIILPESVELMPFGKVSSIIEHLVIIESQKGLPPVNEDTVLFKEDRHSMGKVFEVFGPVSHPFYVLQFNSPERIESKGIKMHEPVYFAPSVESFTQYIFPEKIKQERGSDASWKNDEEPPPEALDYSDDEKERAAKQQKKSQNLRRKKCRPQPEDSNGNAVHYQPRRQYPSDYSHGYFGREPNPTFARSRFPHSSASPRSFRQCGTSPQHYSNFTEPPKPSAYCQQQRQENLRRHQYSFPPPTFETVNNEANFPPPPPSVPWGWPHECSQNAYDPLFSLLSLPPPPPPPIPPPPAAPHNAHLP; the protein is encoded by the exons ATGCGCAAAGCTCTTCCTCTCCATGCGGAGAACAAACGAGACCGGAAGCAGCGTATCCGGCGCGCGCGCGCCGCAGCTCCCGCCGTTGTTGCCAGGGCAGCTGTGCGTAATTACGCGCGAAGAGACGGTGCGCAAATGGACGAGCTCCCGGCTTCGCGGGACTCCGGGAACTCCGGCCTCGAGGGCTGCCGAGTGACGCAGCGGCTgcagctgctgagcgtggctggcggTGCCGAGGGGAGCTCGGCCGGGACCTGCCCGCCGGCCCTTGCCGTGAAGGGAGCCACGGAGGCCTCCGAGGCTCCGACGCGGCTTCTCGAGGAGGCCGGCCCTCATGGAGGCGGCGTGGAAGGAGGAGCCCCGCAGCCCGGCCCATGTCCCGGCCTGCTGCAGCCGTCCGGCGCGGCTGAAGGGGAGCCGCCTCCGCTGGGAAATGGCTCATTGTCGTCCTCCGTCGGCGGCCCGCGGCTCAGTTTCAACGCCGGAGAAAGAGGCGAGCCGGGCGGGGGACCTCGCCGCGACCCTGATGCACCCGCTGCACCGGCAGACGAGACGCCCCTCCCCGGcgagggaagggaggagaagcCGCCGCCGCCCGATTTGAGAAGCTCCCCCTCTTGCCTTCCGGATTTTAACGGCGACCCCCAAGATGTAGGGATGGGTGTCGCGGAAGAATCGAGGCCGGCGCCGCTAGGGATCGAGCAGGACTCGCCGGCGatagaaggcggcggcggcggcggcggctcctcctcGGATTCCGACAG TGATACAGACAGTTCATCTACAGACAGTTCATCTtctgtctcctctccttcctgTCTTCCAATGCTGTCTGAAGATGATGATCAGCAGGCTAAGACTGAAAGTAACTCTTGCCCTAATAGAAAGAAGGGCGAGTTAAGTGAA CAGGAGCCACTTCCTGTTGAAGATTTTACCATAATTCTGCCTGAATCGGTTGAACTTATGCCTTTTGGAAAAGTTTCCAGCATCATTGAGCACCTAG tAATAATAGAGTCACAGAAAGGGCTACCTCCAGTCAATGAAGATACGGTGCTATTTAAAGAAGATCGGCATTCAATGGGAAAG GTCTTTGAGGTATTTGGTCCTGTGTCACATCCCTTTTATGTGCTACAGTTTAACAGTCCTGAGCGTATAGAATCGAAAGGTATTAAGATGCACGAGCCTGTATACTTTGCTCCATCCGTTGAAAGCTTCACCCAGTATATATTTccagaaaaaataaaaca AGAGAGAGGATCTGATGCATCATGGAAAAATGATGAAGAACCACCACCCGAG GCTTTAGATTATAGTGAtgatgagaaagagagagcagctAAGCAGCAGAAGAAATCTCAGAATTTAAGAAGAAAGAAGTGCCGACCACAACCAGAGGATTCCA ATGGGAACGCAGTTCATTATCAGCCCAGAAGACAATATCCTTCGGATTATTCACATGGATATTTTGGGAGAGAACCCAATCCTACCTTTGCCAGGAGTCGATTTCCTCATTCGTCTGCTTCCCCACGTTCCTTCAGGCAGTGTGGAACGTCTCCACAGCATTACTCTAACTTCACAGAACCTCCAAAGCCTTCAGCTTATTGCCAGCAGCAGAGGCAGGAGAACCTGAGGAGACATCAATATTCTTTTCCTCCCCCAACATTTGAAACTGTTAATAACGAGGCAAATTTTCcacctcctcccccttctgtaCCATGGGGGTGGCCTCATGAGTGTAGTCAGAATGCATACGACCCGCTGTTCTCACTGCTGTCTCTGCCACCGCCACCGCCACCTCCAATACCACCTCCACCTGCTGCTCCCCACAATGCTCATCTTCCTTAG
- the NAF1 gene encoding H/ACA ribonucleoprotein complex non-core subunit NAF1 isoform X3, translated as MRKALPLHAENKRDRKQRIRRARAAAPAVVARAAVRNYARRDGAQMDELPASRDSGNSGLEGCRVTQRLQLLSVAGGAEGSSAGTCPPALAVKGATEASEAPTRLLEEAGPHGGGVEGGAPQPGPCPGLLQPSGAAEGEPPPLGNGSLSSSVGGPRLSFNAGERGEPGGGPRRDPDAPAAPADETPLPGEGREEKPPPPDLRSSPSCLPDFNGDPQDVGMGVAEESRPAPLGIEQDSPAIEGGGGGGGSSSDSDSDTDSSSTDSSSSVSSPSCLPMLSEDDDQQAKTESNSCPNRKKGELSEQEPLPVEDFTIILPESVELMPFGKVSSIIEHLVIIESQKGLPPVNEDTVLFKEDRHSMGKVFEVFGPVSHPFYVLQFNSPERIESKGIKMHEPVYFAPSVESFTQYIFPEKIKQERGSDASWKNDEEPPPEALDYSDDEKERAAKQQKKSQNLRRKKCRPQPEDSSKWERSSLSAQKTISFGLFTWIFWERTQSYLCQESISSFVCFPTFLQAVWNVSTALL; from the exons ATGCGCAAAGCTCTTCCTCTCCATGCGGAGAACAAACGAGACCGGAAGCAGCGTATCCGGCGCGCGCGCGCCGCAGCTCCCGCCGTTGTTGCCAGGGCAGCTGTGCGTAATTACGCGCGAAGAGACGGTGCGCAAATGGACGAGCTCCCGGCTTCGCGGGACTCCGGGAACTCCGGCCTCGAGGGCTGCCGAGTGACGCAGCGGCTgcagctgctgagcgtggctggcggTGCCGAGGGGAGCTCGGCCGGGACCTGCCCGCCGGCCCTTGCCGTGAAGGGAGCCACGGAGGCCTCCGAGGCTCCGACGCGGCTTCTCGAGGAGGCCGGCCCTCATGGAGGCGGCGTGGAAGGAGGAGCCCCGCAGCCCGGCCCATGTCCCGGCCTGCTGCAGCCGTCCGGCGCGGCTGAAGGGGAGCCGCCTCCGCTGGGAAATGGCTCATTGTCGTCCTCCGTCGGCGGCCCGCGGCTCAGTTTCAACGCCGGAGAAAGAGGCGAGCCGGGCGGGGGACCTCGCCGCGACCCTGATGCACCCGCTGCACCGGCAGACGAGACGCCCCTCCCCGGcgagggaagggaggagaagcCGCCGCCGCCCGATTTGAGAAGCTCCCCCTCTTGCCTTCCGGATTTTAACGGCGACCCCCAAGATGTAGGGATGGGTGTCGCGGAAGAATCGAGGCCGGCGCCGCTAGGGATCGAGCAGGACTCGCCGGCGatagaaggcggcggcggcggcggcggctcctcctcGGATTCCGACAG TGATACAGACAGTTCATCTACAGACAGTTCATCTtctgtctcctctccttcctgTCTTCCAATGCTGTCTGAAGATGATGATCAGCAGGCTAAGACTGAAAGTAACTCTTGCCCTAATAGAAAGAAGGGCGAGTTAAGTGAA CAGGAGCCACTTCCTGTTGAAGATTTTACCATAATTCTGCCTGAATCGGTTGAACTTATGCCTTTTGGAAAAGTTTCCAGCATCATTGAGCACCTAG tAATAATAGAGTCACAGAAAGGGCTACCTCCAGTCAATGAAGATACGGTGCTATTTAAAGAAGATCGGCATTCAATGGGAAAG GTCTTTGAGGTATTTGGTCCTGTGTCACATCCCTTTTATGTGCTACAGTTTAACAGTCCTGAGCGTATAGAATCGAAAGGTATTAAGATGCACGAGCCTGTATACTTTGCTCCATCCGTTGAAAGCTTCACCCAGTATATATTTccagaaaaaataaaaca AGAGAGAGGATCTGATGCATCATGGAAAAATGATGAAGAACCACCACCCGAG GCTTTAGATTATAGTGAtgatgagaaagagagagcagctAAGCAGCAGAAGAAATCTCAGAATTTAAGAAGAAAGAAGTGCCGACCACAACCAGAGGATTCCAGTAA ATGGGAACGCAGTTCATTATCAGCCCAGAAGACAATATCCTTCGGATTATTCACATGGATATTTTGGGAGAGAACCCAATCCTACCTTTGCCAGGAGTCGATTTCCTCATTCGTCTGCTTCCCCACGTTCCTTCAGGCAGTGTGGAACGTCTCCACAGCATTACTCTAA
- the NAF1 gene encoding H/ACA ribonucleoprotein complex non-core subunit NAF1 isoform X2, with amino-acid sequence MRKALPLHAENKRDRKQRIRRARAAAPAVVARAAVRNYARRDGAQMDELPASRDSGNSGLEGCRVTQRLQLLSVAGGAEGSSAGTCPPALAVKGATEASEAPTRLLEEAGPHGGGVEGGAPQPGPCPGLLQPSGAAEGEPPPLGNGSLSSSVGGPRLSFNAGERGEPGGGPRRDPDAPAAPADETPLPGEGREEKPPPPDLRSSPSCLPDFNGDPQDVGMGVAEESRPAPLGIEQDSPAIEGGGGGGGSSSDSDSDTDSSSTDSSSSVSSPSCLPMLSEDDDQQAKTESNSCPNRKKGELSEEPLPVEDFTIILPESVELMPFGKVSSIIEHLVIIESQKGLPPVNEDTVLFKEDRHSMGKVFEVFGPVSHPFYVLQFNSPERIESKGIKMHEPVYFAPSVESFTQYIFPEKIKQERGSDASWKNDEEPPPEALDYSDDEKERAAKQQKKSQNLRRKKCRPQPEDSNGNAVHYQPRRQYPSDYSHGYFGREPNPTFARSRFPHSSASPRSFRQCGTSPQHYSNFTEPPKPSAYCQQQRQENLRRHQYSFPPPTFETVNNEANFPPPPPSVPWGWPHECSQNAYDPLFSLLSLPPPPPPPIPPPPAAPHNAHLP; translated from the exons ATGCGCAAAGCTCTTCCTCTCCATGCGGAGAACAAACGAGACCGGAAGCAGCGTATCCGGCGCGCGCGCGCCGCAGCTCCCGCCGTTGTTGCCAGGGCAGCTGTGCGTAATTACGCGCGAAGAGACGGTGCGCAAATGGACGAGCTCCCGGCTTCGCGGGACTCCGGGAACTCCGGCCTCGAGGGCTGCCGAGTGACGCAGCGGCTgcagctgctgagcgtggctggcggTGCCGAGGGGAGCTCGGCCGGGACCTGCCCGCCGGCCCTTGCCGTGAAGGGAGCCACGGAGGCCTCCGAGGCTCCGACGCGGCTTCTCGAGGAGGCCGGCCCTCATGGAGGCGGCGTGGAAGGAGGAGCCCCGCAGCCCGGCCCATGTCCCGGCCTGCTGCAGCCGTCCGGCGCGGCTGAAGGGGAGCCGCCTCCGCTGGGAAATGGCTCATTGTCGTCCTCCGTCGGCGGCCCGCGGCTCAGTTTCAACGCCGGAGAAAGAGGCGAGCCGGGCGGGGGACCTCGCCGCGACCCTGATGCACCCGCTGCACCGGCAGACGAGACGCCCCTCCCCGGcgagggaagggaggagaagcCGCCGCCGCCCGATTTGAGAAGCTCCCCCTCTTGCCTTCCGGATTTTAACGGCGACCCCCAAGATGTAGGGATGGGTGTCGCGGAAGAATCGAGGCCGGCGCCGCTAGGGATCGAGCAGGACTCGCCGGCGatagaaggcggcggcggcggcggcggctcctcctcGGATTCCGACAG TGATACAGACAGTTCATCTACAGACAGTTCATCTtctgtctcctctccttcctgTCTTCCAATGCTGTCTGAAGATGATGATCAGCAGGCTAAGACTGAAAGTAACTCTTGCCCTAATAGAAAGAAGGGCGAGTTAAGTGAA GAGCCACTTCCTGTTGAAGATTTTACCATAATTCTGCCTGAATCGGTTGAACTTATGCCTTTTGGAAAAGTTTCCAGCATCATTGAGCACCTAG tAATAATAGAGTCACAGAAAGGGCTACCTCCAGTCAATGAAGATACGGTGCTATTTAAAGAAGATCGGCATTCAATGGGAAAG GTCTTTGAGGTATTTGGTCCTGTGTCACATCCCTTTTATGTGCTACAGTTTAACAGTCCTGAGCGTATAGAATCGAAAGGTATTAAGATGCACGAGCCTGTATACTTTGCTCCATCCGTTGAAAGCTTCACCCAGTATATATTTccagaaaaaataaaaca AGAGAGAGGATCTGATGCATCATGGAAAAATGATGAAGAACCACCACCCGAG GCTTTAGATTATAGTGAtgatgagaaagagagagcagctAAGCAGCAGAAGAAATCTCAGAATTTAAGAAGAAAGAAGTGCCGACCACAACCAGAGGATTCCA ATGGGAACGCAGTTCATTATCAGCCCAGAAGACAATATCCTTCGGATTATTCACATGGATATTTTGGGAGAGAACCCAATCCTACCTTTGCCAGGAGTCGATTTCCTCATTCGTCTGCTTCCCCACGTTCCTTCAGGCAGTGTGGAACGTCTCCACAGCATTACTCTAACTTCACAGAACCTCCAAAGCCTTCAGCTTATTGCCAGCAGCAGAGGCAGGAGAACCTGAGGAGACATCAATATTCTTTTCCTCCCCCAACATTTGAAACTGTTAATAACGAGGCAAATTTTCcacctcctcccccttctgtaCCATGGGGGTGGCCTCATGAGTGTAGTCAGAATGCATACGACCCGCTGTTCTCACTGCTGTCTCTGCCACCGCCACCGCCACCTCCAATACCACCTCCACCTGCTGCTCCCCACAATGCTCATCTTCCTTAG